Genomic window (Aricia agestis chromosome 15, ilAriAges1.1, whole genome shotgun sequence):
agccctcgtatacaGTGAcgaaagttgtgtaattggggggctaaataagctttaaaatttggcataaaatataaagtttaattttaaaaaatgaaatattatgtgcacactgcacatctGTTTTgttttaaggggtaccagggtttttttttataaaagcttttgacaccaattttgttgacatcgcgcgctataaactgaagtccacgtggacgaagtcgcgggcaacagctagttattacatatttttactagctaagagccgagctttgtgagggctcgcgtcgtgacaccttgactgactgatgataacacatctatatataaatttaaattactatgttaaaacacaattcaataggcgtgatagtttttccgtaaagtgtaccacaaaatgtacagtttgtGGGATATAATAAATAGGGCCCGTTTTGCTCGCCCTtatgaaaattatgtttttgtgtgCTATTTGATGCATATCACATAAAAGGGTTACGTTTTGTTTATGTCACATAAGCACACAAAGTGGCGCAAAGTGCCCGTCAcctctaaaccgattttgatgagaggtaggtaggtacgtataattattaatttagccCCGGGAAAGAACTAAAGACTCATCCTATAGAACGAACGTCCTGAACTGACCGCCTCCGCCcgtcgtgtgctttgtgtacgcggcgagggcagccgcagacatcgacgggcagaCGCGGTCTTTATTGCTTCGTAGACAAAAAAGCCCGCCCCGTCctgtcgtctgcaaagcgcctaaacctctaaaccgatttttatgagAGGTATGTGGATGCTCTGAAACCCACAAAGTTTTGAGAGAATGTAAAGCCTGCCGGAGCGTGGCTCACCGTTCTCCATCCTTGTACAACCTGGCCTCCAGGTTATGTATGTCGTGTCGCATGTCAgccagcagcagcagcatgagGTCCAGGGAGCCCTTTGGCCCCCGAGCGCCGCGCGGCCCCCGGGCCCCGGCGTCACCTTTGGGGCCTTCCATACCTGGTGGGCCAGGTGGACCCTGGataaaaaacaaataacttaaaacGTAAGATTGTATGTGTCCTTGTCTCATACGTTGGAAAAGTACCTACACCATATTATCATGTCTACTACACTACAGTTGCCGCAAGCTGTGCACAAATACCAGTCTGGCACATATTACCGCCGTACGTATTATTGCCCTGTGAATCGATTTGAATCTCCTAAATTGCTGttcattatgtttttgtttatggtGGATGTTCATGTATTTTATATAATCTCTATATTAGTATTAAATGTGCCAATTGTGAGGGCTCTACAATCTATACATATGTTGGCCAGTGACGGATTAATACAAGCATGTAGAGGAGCATATTATTGGTCTAGTATGCTATGATTGACGTCTCACGTCGTACTTAACTTCACAATTTCTATGGCATTCATCTCATGGCTATCCTAGCTATCTCTAAAGTCTTTACGATCtgaatatacagagtgtaacataACTGATGAGTTATAatacgctgctactttcacagtgaactctattataatataagggacatatacaaaccctaaagtattatcacttagttttgtcacaccctgtatattagatTCATCATATGTGGGATATGCTTTATGTTATTGTTTGGAGTAAATAGTAACGTACCCTCGGTCCTCTTTCGCAGCGGCAGTACCCGCCCTCTAGCGGCGCTGTGGCGTCCAGCACGCGGTACATATACGTGCCCTCCGCGAAGCGGTCATCCTCTGAAAATTGGTAAAGGTATAATAATGATAACAAACTAtagatagactatagagtatgcAGTTGTTATATTAGGCTGAACTGAAAGAGCtcgaaaaacaaaagaaaaaatatccacagccgaacataatataacctcctcctttttggaagtcggttaaaaatgcgaGGCACGCAGAGTTCAAAGTTTTAACACATTTTTTCATGATTTGCGTTATTAGGACAAACGATTTGGATCCGgccggccggcaacgcacctgcagctcttctaatattgcgacttgcgagtatacatgggcgacggtagttgctttccatcaggtgacccgtttgcttgtttgccctcttattttattaaaaaaaatccctttttattaaataattacttttataataaattagtttttcaAAACTTCGGGTAAAGTAATCACAATTCATAGACTGCTGTACTCAGCAGTCTATACATTTGAGTCTATCATTATTGCCCTGAGTGTGCGTGCCATAAATCTTCAcaaaaccacagaatatattattataatagtaggcCACAAAACTTACTACAAACTACCAAAACACACTTCAGTTTTACCTTCTCCTTTCAACGCGGGGTTTTCCAACAGCTTCTTCAGTATCCCCTGCGTGGTCCTCAgctggtctgtcaactgcttgACCTTTCGCGACAGCCACGAGACAGTGTCACACGGCGCGTAGCAGCGAGAAGACGCTCGGATGAGCGGGAGAGGCTCCTGTAACATTATATTTACCTGGTAGACTGTCATAATCATATGAAGCTACTTACTGGAAAGCAGGAAAGTTGCTAAATTATTGTCCGTTCGTCCGTCCGTGTCGTCTCGTAGAAATCGTAGTCCGTACTCCGAAGACACTAGACCGTAGCGCTATCGACGGATTGGATCTACGGATAGCTGCCCTGTCTCTCGTTCTCGCGACCTATCCTTGGTATTagtagcaataaaatataacagtgcAGCAGTGCGGTGCGGTCTGCGGATAAGCTCATCTTTGACCAAGATGTGTTCTCGCGTCCTATCTTAGCTACTAGGGAGGCAGGAGCCTACGGGGATTAATAAGCAACGTTGGCGCCTTGAGGTGATGTGAGGAGCCATGGAACACTCGCAGTCGCTTCTTATCCACATCTTATCCTAGCGACCAGGGAAGTAGGTGTCTATAGGAGTAATACCGGTAGCGCGATGGGTATAGGCTGGATGCACTTTCTGCCGTCGTTGGCCAGGGTGTAGGGTGAGGAGCACTCGCAGTGATGGCCACCGGGGTCGTTGACACACCGCTGCTGACAACCGCCGTTGTCGACTGCACACTCGTCAATGTCTGAAAAAAGTTGGGTTAAAGACTGAAGTAGTGTGAAAACTAGTGGAATGTGTGGAAATGGTTCCGTACAATGATTAAAAGCTTGAAGATCGTACTGATTAGAAGCTTGTTTTGTGTTAtagcttaaatatttattttattgtgttgGGTATTATAATCTGTGATGTCATAGAGTAAAGACGGCGAGTAGAAGTACAAACGTCAATATACCTACGCCAATCAGCTGATCGATACGGGAACGTTAAATTTACGCGCGTATGGCCCGGGACTCGGGAGCCAGGTCAATTTTTGGTCAATGATTTCCTCCCGGGCGAAACTTTGTATAATGCATAAGAGACTTATGCTATGAATACTAGCGACCGTCAGCTGCGACTCCGTGGGTGGGGTGGGCACTGGGCAGTGGCACCCACCCAcccatgaagaaaaaaaatttcagtCATTTCCTCTCATTTGAAAATTTGTCAGAGTATAGTTGATGTAGTATTTTGAGAGAAAAACATAGTCAGCTTACCAGCCGCGGTGGAATGGAGCCCTACACggtaaaaacattatattttcaatGATTTCCTCacagatttatacgtgggagagccatgcttcggcacgaatgggtcggctcgaccggagaaataccacgttctcacagaaaaccggcgtgaaactagcgctgtgtttcgccgagtgagtgagtttaccggaggcccaatcccctaccctatttccttccctaccctccccaattcccttcccatccctaccctcccctattaccctattccctcttaaaaggccggcaacacacctgcagctcttctgatgctgcgagtgtccatgggcgacggaagttgctttccatcaggtgacccgtttgctcgtttgcccccttatttcataaaaaaaaagctaaaaattTACCAGGTGATCGTTTACATGCTACTATGAATGATTTATATTGTCAGCTTGCTGTATCTCAGACCTCAGTGGAAAGTTTGTCAGCTGGTACCTTGAAAGGTGCAACGCAACAGCATCTATACATTACCAGATTACCTACTAAAACTTATCAGCTGACGACTTTTCCACTGACTTACAGCTaactgattttttaaattgtttactaGAGTATTTTAACAATACTCTGATAAATTTTCAAATGAGAGGaaattactgaaaaaaaatttttttttcttcatctttGGGAGGCAGCTGCCACTGCCCACCCCATCAACGGAGTTGCAGCTGACGGTCGCTAGTATTCGTAGTATAAGTCCCTTATTCATTTTACGAAGTTTCGGTTGGGAGGGACTTGGTCATGAAAACCCGTCACTGGCCCCGGGTTTAGTACGTCAAGGTCGCTGATTGGCTAATTGCTCCCCAAATTTTCCGTTATCCATGACATTTGTAAAATTTGAATATACGCTAAATTTCTATCACTGAGGCTAGACGTATTATTTCTCTCTCCCAAAAATTACTATCTCTGCAGTAGAAATTCAGTCGAAACTAACTTTCTTCGCACCTAATCGTTGCTGCTTATCACTGGCGGCAACAATTGTTTTTAgcatattttcttaaaataaaaacagaaataCTTAATATGTCTTGTTCCGTGAGAATGAAAGATTTtactatagtttttatcccaaaatattataaaaacgagtagataaaatataatattataaaatacctaCCGACGCAATACGGCTGCGTCCTCCGTCTGTAGCTGTCGGCATCGAACCGGAACCCCTGGTGGCAGCTGCACCACAACCGCTCCTCCACCACCGAGCACGCCTGCTCACACAGCTGCAAGCTGCACGGGTCCATGGACTCTGGAATACACCTGGAGCACAGATTATTAAACAGTCCcattcccaaacttattttgtctaccgcccactttaagaaaagaaaaaattttagcgcccccattgtttcaatttaaaatgcatctaagtgatgaaataaatcacccccccaagcctctatacaacgcccccatttttttctgggccccttcagaccttcagcgcccacaagggggcgttatcgcccactttgggaatggCTGCTTTAagcttaattaaataattagcaTCTAGGAACAGACAACTATATATTGTGCAGTGTCCTGGCCGGCCTACCACAACCTTTCCTAAGACTATCATAATCTGCAAATCGGCTTATCATGattctttaatatatttaaatataaattataatacttatgtcAGTATTAAGGCGTTATGGTGGAACAAATATACATAACTGCAAACATAGATGGTTAAAATCATTCACCCTATTTTAGGCTTTTGTCGGTTAAAAACAgcgatataaaaataatatttacttattctaaaattattttatcactgtTGAACGAAAAAATTGGCTACCCTATCCCGGTGCAGTAAATAGTAGATtatctaataattattgtgaatgCCCTATCTATGTGCCGTTTGCACATAAGTAATTAACAAAATCCGCGTTTTTCACTTTAATCCCGTTTTACCGGGACGCCGGGATCCCACGGTTACCAGGATCGCATGACGTCCCAGGAGCTCACCGGCCGGCGACGTGGCGGTACCCGGCGCAGCACCGCACGCGGATACACTGCATGTCCATACCGCCCACGTGACACATCTCGCGCGAACGCTGCAGCCGGTCCGACGGGCAGCTCATCTCGTCCATGCTGAAAATGGTAAGTGGTAAattattaagagctcacctgactctaaaaatcaaacatcgtccttccctcttcacactcacgcccgtctttcatatgccaggtgaaaaaggacggcgcggaatcatcgccgagatagttttactaaaataaaagacgaactataatgattatgaaaaaagtgttttgagcaaatttaggttttatcaatacctttttagatattaaaaaatattaaagaaaagacagcaaacttcgaagatccaagcaaaaatgtgtctaaaacaaggttttttgtaaaaaagaaactatcgaacattttttgagtaatcgtgttttcgtcttgagcatttaatcttcatgaactgaagttacttgtgtcaaaaaatcagttttctagaccttacagattttgagatctaggttaaagtatgtagtcaagttagggtcatatgggctcttaacgcTCATTTTAGTGTTGAACTGtaattacgacagtatatattaagtctatgaataTAACCAATAACCATGCTCTATTGAAGTTCATCTCGTCTATGCCTAACTGTGACGGACtacggttacacggtcagtctggcatcagttcagtccatcagtctgaggACTGAGAATGGCGCCAGAATGATGGCTGAAGAGTACAttatgtaatacataatataataaaaatcggccaagtgcgagtcggactcgcgcacgaagggttccgtaccgtaatagagaaaaaataggccaaaaattgtgtttttgtatggaagtccccttaattagttattttatttaaatattgttattaactatcaaagtacacatatatttaaaacctttgtgaaaatttcaagtctctCCTCCtcttatcattattgattacgagcaaaaaaggccaaaaaaatcacgtttgttgtatgggagcccctcttaaatattaatattattttgtttttagtaagtacttatttgttgttatagcggcaacagatatacacaatctgtgaaattgtCAGAAGTCtcgctatagcggttcttgaggtacagcctggcgacagacagacggacagacggacagacaacgaagtcttagtaatagggtcccgtttttaccctctgggtacggaaccctaaaaatgattagTCCGTCAATCAAACCGACAAAATAGTTCCCGAAATGGTGGTAGGCACtaggccaggggttcccaaactgtgcgccgcggcggcgCTCTtcattatccataaccacaaatattataaaataaaataataattttatgaattatacaaagcaggcagatgattcaatatttgtttattattatttacttgattaacctaactataatcattaagaggatacaccaggggcgtcCAGGGGCTagggaaatgaaaaaaaagtatgtgtaatatctatagctgtctcccttacctcaagcctataccgcaaaacgcgataaagacaactgcagaaaatcaacgattcgttgacCCCTGATTCcgtctccaaaacttaaccgatttaagtacttttttcataaaagattaaagaaaggcttgagctgtgttcctacgttttatttttttagccaaatttgttttctggatgtttgaacacagcggaaaatctggccatttttttgtgttttttaaagttcatatcttatttaataattaaattatgaaaaaaaataaaacatagggacattgtattagtggctgtagatattcaggaaaaaatataactaccagcattatctagggaggaaacaggggacaacgtttgtatggaaaaaagggcggtgtggactcctcttaagagcgcatatgaccctaacttgactacatactttaacctagatctcaaaatctgtaaggtctagaaaactgattttttgacacaagtaacttcagttcatgaagattaaatgctcaagacgaaaacacgattacttaaaaaatgctcgatagtttcttttttacaaaaaaccttgttttagacacatttttgcttggatctttgaagtttgctgtcttttctttaatattttttaatatctaaaaaggtattgataaaacctaaatttgctcaaaacacttttttcataatcattatagttcgtcttttattcaagtaaatgtctaaaaaaatataaaagtaatgaatccgcgccgtcctttttcacctggcatatgaaagacgggcgtgagtgtgaagagagaaggacgatgtttgatttttagagtcaggagaGCTCTTAATAGTGttcatttatgtatatttttgtaatatctaggtagagaagggcgccgtgacaaaatattgacttgtaaatgcgccgcaggctgaaaaagattgggaacccctgcactAGGCACCAGTAGACAGTAGTTGTTCTAATGTGTATTCTGTACCCAGTAGCAAAGACGCTCTGAAAGTTTTTGATTCAAAATTTATTATGGAATTTCCTAGACTTCAATGGGAATGCGTCAAATTAAACCgacttaataataattcagAAGCAATGCACGGACAATACTGTGCGCTATGTAACTTTGTCTACTCTACCGTAGAAAGAAACTATTTCTTATTGCCGCCATAGGCGTTGGGTAAGATTTATCCCAGAAGGCAACTAAGGCAACAGAAGCCCGCAGTATTCTTGAGTTCATTGTCCTGCAAATTAAACCGCCGCTTTTGAAGACAGTAGGGCTGCCAACCtctaattgaaaaaaaaaacctaggtTTGAAGTTGAAATAAttcgccaagtgcgagtcagactcgcgcacgatgtgttccgacttccgtaccgttataggcaaaaatttgtgttttttgtatgagtgctccccttaaataaatatacatatttttattttgttttggtacttatttgttgttatggcggcaacagaaatgtgtgaaaatttcagaagtttagctatagcagttcttcaGATAGAGCCTGCCTggagacaaacaaacagacggacaaatagggtcccgtttttacccattgggtacggaaccctaaaaacgacaaTTGCGTTTAGAAACACACATTGACTTgcataagaaaaaataatattatgtattatcaacttaataaaaataggtaaaacaattaaagtaaagtattgtttattaagattatattttcaattaaataaaacgGGTTACAATTAatacaacaataaaaattatataaactaaaGAGTCTATATTTTTGTTAAGATTTTATAGTTGGCCCAGGACGCTGATTAAAAACCATGAAGGACGTCCCAGGACACCTAGGACATGCCCTGAGAAAACAGGACAGCAGCTGCTGTAGGCAGCCCTAAACCAGGCCCTCATGTTATAAATAGTGAGCTCCTTCTTGGAAGGGCTTACCGCTTAACCCGTTTGCAGCTAGGCGACTGTGTTAATAGTCCCAGACCTCAGTGCATTGTTCCTGTGACTGATTTTTAAAAAAGGAGGaagttatattttgttacaaaatactTTGCAATCAATAGGAAATTCTGTGCTGATCCATTTCAATGTTTACTCTATGTAGATAAATTAAGGTTACTGCCGTACTCAGCGACATTTAATCATTTTacatggtagagccatgcttcggcacgaatgggccggcttgaccggagaaataccacgggcttgcagaaaaccggcgtgaaacagtgcttgcgctgtgtttcgtcgagtgagtgagtttaccggaggcccaatcccctactcttcccttccctattcccttccttacctctcGTACCCTGTAATCTATTCCCACTTAAGAGGCCGACAACgccctgcagctcttcagatgttgcgtgtgtccatgggcgacggaagttgctttccatcaggtgacccgtttgctcgtttgcctccttatttcataaaaaaaatatgtttaaccttcaatttaatgaagagtttgagttttgacagataataaaatTTAGAATTAATAACATTTAGGTAAGCAATCATCATTCCACCCTAAGTGCAGCAGCTTTTATGACTAAGTAGTAATTACGCGTATTCCCCCAGAAAAGTAATgttttaaatgtgaaagtgtgccaCACTAggtatttaagaggagtccacaccaccctttttccaaacaaacgttgtcccctgtttcctccctggatattgctagtagagttataattttttttcctaaatatctacggtcattaatacaatgtccctatgttttctttttttcataatttaattattaaataagatatgaacgttcaaaaacccaaaaaaatggccagattttccgctgtgttcaaacatccagaaaacagatttggctattctttttttttattattaattatttggattatcccaaaaaaaataaaacataggaacacagctcaagcctttctttaatttttaatgaaaaacgttcggttaagttttggagaaggaatcaggggacaacgaattgttgattttctgcagttgtctctatcgcgttctgcggtataggcttgaggtaagggagacagctatagatattacacgtacttttttttcatttctttagcctctggtgtatcctcttaaatctaTTTACGAATGAACACATAATATCTGGTAGATGGAGATATTTAAGTTTGAGAGAACTTATAAGACGAAAAAAACATTGTTATGCTAAGAGTCAAGACTGTTATTTACTTAATCGCTTGATTCATCCTAGTAATCAGCCCAATTTCTAAAAAGATTGGCAATAGAAAAATAGTTAAGAAATTAACTCAGACTTACTCTAAGCTGgtaataatttaacataatatattttaatttttaatgcctCATTTAACTTGTCATAATAACTCATAAGATAACTTTTGATACAGTCAAGGTTGTCCGTTATcagtatttgtttgttttggcTCACGCGTAAAAATGGGTCACATTAAGTAGCGTAATTCATGATCTAATCGTTAACTAAAATAGATTCTTTATGAGTGCGGAAACGACGCGGTACGGTAGATCAGAGGGATGTGTCAGAACTCAGAGTAGAGAATTGAATAAtacaataatgaaaatattatacttttttgaaaaaataacaaaatatgttccAGAAgaggaaaaaagaaaaataactttACAAAAGTCATGGTAGAGATTATTatctttttgttattttttacttggcaatgatattttaaatttttgtcgagCTATGCAGTAATTAATGACGACAACTAGCCTAAAGGCTGTTGTAGGTCTCATACATTtccactaataataataatatctatggacgcttcacaccacgtcagtctggccccgtgctaagtacctaaaggacttgtgttacaggtaccagacgacggaaatatatttaatacttttataccatacatatatttaagattttcattatatcatacacatatttaataggtacacatccagacccgggaacattgaaaactttttgttccgtcggcgggattcgaacccgcgacccccggcaacagctaccaacgcgctcaccactgagccacagaggtcgtcaaactccACTCTTACCAGTgatgtgtatattatgttagtttaaGGTAGAGCTTTTAAGGTAAGTGCTAGTAAAAGTTAGAAGATGCTGCTCTACTTGCAGATGTTTGACTGACATAGCTGAGCTTAACGCCCGGAAGTCAAATGATATGTTATTCGGCTGAACAAGTTTACGTCTTGACATGTTTCTAATAAGGGGAAGTATctatttatcattattttatcaaatgcTTCTAGCGCGCCCTGCACAAACgcttatttattacattttagataatgtatttttgatacatgtaatgactaatgagtttTCTTAGTaaattcacagcttttttgacagattctccatacttcatctgtcaagttaagtggtagatagcctattcggcacttatcaggaagtggtgaaacaggccctaagctaAGTAATTTATACTCTTCTCATTATAATTTACTAAGCTTTGTAAGGGTTACTTTAAACTGgttcccataatattattaggtacaGTACTTACCAAAATACCAACAAACTGACatattcacaaatcacaatgcacATCGGATGCGGTTTCCGCACTGATAAGGGAGTGATAACACGGTTCACTTACACGTCGAAACCGTCGTCATGGTAACCGTCTTCGGCGAAATACCCGTCGTCCTGTCGACAAAACACCAAGGCAGCAGGAGCCAGCAGGAGGACGGCAAACGCCGTCGGCGCGCGCATCTCGACTGCGCGCGGAGATGCCCAAACTATTTATCATCAAGTACATCTTTGTACAGTATAAATTGATATAGTATACGCGGTTTAAATTATTCATCTGTGAATGCATCGCTTTGATGGCGTGCAGTGGGTAATTGCGTACCTACTGCGTAGTATGAAATACGAAGAATCATTGAAAAACAAAAGACAATTTTTGAATGCTTACACTAtcaaacttatatttttatacgatGTCGACAAACG
Coding sequences:
- the LOC121734232 gene encoding collagen and calcium-binding EGF domain-containing protein 1-like → MRAPTAFAVLLLAPAALVFCRQDDGYFAEDGYHDDGFDVMDEMSCPSDRLQRSREMCHVGGMDMQCIRVRCCAGYRHVAGRCIPESMDPCSLQLCEQACSVVEERLWCSCHQGFRFDADSYRRRTQPYCVDIDECAVDNGGCQQRCVNDPGGHHCECSSPYTLANDGRKCIQPIPIALPEPLPLIRASSRCYAPCDTVSWLSRKVKQLTDQLRTTQGILKKLLENPALKGEEDDRFAEGTYMYRVLDATAPLEGGYCRCERGPRGPPGPPGMEGPKGDAGARGPRGARGPKGSLDLMLLLLADMRHDIHNLEARLYKDGERPERFNLQKAWRRQKKLEKLDKENRREQELEAYTAPAVQARDNAVDVSPEGEYSEVYHEESTTDSRSMYQDSTEAQEISEMDAKLRQLHMLANITRQDDDDEQDTDYDYSFY